One Halomonas sp. M4R1S46 genomic window carries:
- a CDS encoding phasin family protein, translating into MTNVFAFDAKQFDTAQFESVFFAPARAFAALSIDVTEKLVNAQLDATKAYADTGLTQLRSLVEVKDAAGLKGYLEGQQAVAKELTERLKDDAGKAVALQQEFVQESQKLTEGSVKQAQEGLQQATATKAVKDTAPKAK; encoded by the coding sequence ATGACCAACGTCTTCGCATTCGATGCCAAGCAGTTTGACACCGCCCAGTTCGAGTCCGTGTTCTTCGCCCCGGCACGCGCCTTCGCTGCCCTGTCCATCGACGTCACCGAGAAGCTGGTCAATGCCCAGCTCGACGCCACCAAGGCCTATGCCGACACCGGCTTGACGCAGCTGCGCAGCCTGGTGGAGGTCAAAGACGCCGCAGGCCTGAAGGGCTACCTGGAAGGCCAGCAGGCCGTCGCCAAGGAACTCACCGAGCGTCTGAAGGACGATGCCGGGAAGGCGGTAGCCCTGCAGCAGGAGTTCGTTCAGGAAAGCCAGAAGCTGACCGAGGGTAGCGTGAAGCAGGCCCAGGAAGGCCTCCAGCAGGCCACCGCGACCAAGGCGGTCAAGGATACCGCTCCCAAGGCCAAGTAA